Proteins from a single region of Primulina tabacum isolate GXHZ01 chromosome 5, ASM2559414v2, whole genome shotgun sequence:
- the LOC142546019 gene encoding putative pectinesterase/pectinesterase inhibitor 54: protein MGTSNRILFFLLFAILSSLSAISWASTDSYAEEISTQCGYTRYPNLCVQTLTGLGSKNQKFDFLYTLVNKTISETGLPRSNFAELSSHFISLEAQQARMAIDECQELMGMALRRLNQAKEAIQKSPDKYKEDIQTWLTAALTFLQTCKDTAEDHVLSNVVLSEIYKKMGYLSELCSNPLSLANRISARNPKDELPTRSRRLLEDEKFPRWVSKSDRRLLESAEIKANAVVAKDGSGDFDTISEAIQSANGGRYVIYVKSGDYNEKISTSKDGITLIGDGKFSTIIYASSSVGKGSSLRGSSTLSITGDGFIARDIGFQNTAGAYAEQAIALTLASDRSVLYRCSLVGNQDTLYALSLRQFYRECDIYGTVDFIFGNAVAVFQSCSLYLRSPRNGGGYDVILANGRTDPGQNSGFSLQNCKITGASDFSSSHKAYLGRPWKEYSRAVVMQSSIDGVIQSRGWIEWPGYGSSVYKTLYFAEYDNTGAGAGTSGRVNWAGFRVLETPEASKFTVANFIGGNSWLPSTGVAFVSGLE, encoded by the exons ATGGGAACATCAAATCGCATACTTTTTTTTCTATTATTTGCAATTTTGTCAAGTCTAAGTGCCATATCTTGGGCTTCAACTGATAGTTACGCAGAGGAAATCTCGACTCAGTGTGGGTACACAAGATATCCAAATTTGTGCGTACAAACATTGACGGGATTAGGATCCAAAAATCAAAAATTCGATTTCTTGTATACCCTTGTTAACAAAACCATCTCCGAGACGGGCCTGCCTCGTTCCAATTTCGCGGAACTTAGCTCGCATTTCATCTCCCTCGAAGCTCAACAAGCTCGGATGGCAATCG ATGAGTGTCAAGAACTGATGGGAATGGCGCTAAGACGACTTAACCAGGCGAAGGAGGCGATTCAGAAATCCCCAGATAAATACAAAGAAGACATCCAGACATGGCTTACTGCCGCTCTAACTTTCCTACAGACTTGCAAGGATACAGCTGAGGATCATGTGCTGTCAAATGTTGTCTTATCCGAAATTTACAAGAAAATGGGCTATCTTTCCGAATTGTGCAGCAACCCGTTGTCCCTGGCGAACAGAATAAGTGCTCGAAATCCGAAAGATGAACTTCCCACAAGATCAAGACGACTTCTGGAGGATGAAAAATTCCCGAGATGGGTGTCGAAAAGTGACAGGAGACTGCTAGAAAGCGCGGAGATTAAAGCCAATGCCGTTGTTGCGAAAGATGGAAGCGGGGACTTCGACACGATCTCTGAGGCAATCCAGTCCGCGAACGGAGGCCGATACGTGATATATGTGAAATCTGGTGATTACAATGAGAAAATCAGCACGAGTAAAGATGGGATCACTTTGATTGGCGATGGAAAATTTTCTACAATCATATATGCAAGTAGCAGCGTGGGCAAGGGATCTTCCCTCCGGGGATCTTCCACTCTTT CAATCACCGGCGACGGATTCATCGCTAGAGATATCGGTTTTCAGAACACGGCGGGCGCCTATGCCGAGCAGGCGATAGCGTTGACCCTAGCATCAGACCGCTCAGTACTATATAGATGCAGCCTCGTAGGTAATCAAGACACATTGTACGCCCTCTCACTCCGCCAGTTCTATCGAGAATGCGACATATACGGCACTGTGGACTTCATATTCGGCAATGCAGTCGCTGTGTTCCAGAGCTGCTCATTGTACCTCCGGAGTCCTCGCAACGGCGGCGGGTACGACGTGATCCTGGCAAACGGGCGGACTGACCCGGGACAAAACTCAGGTTTTTCGCTCCAAAACTGTAAAATCACCGGTGCGTCAGATTTCTCAAGCTCTCATAAAGCGTACCTGGGTCGTCCTTGGAAAGAGTACTCCAGGGCGGTGGTGATGCAGTCGAGCATCGATGGAGTTATTCAATCACGTGGCTGGATTGAGTGGCCGGGATACGGCAGTTCGGTTTACAAAACATTATATTTTGCTGAGTATGACAATACAGGAGCCGGTGCCGGGACTTCCGGTAGGGTGAACTGGGCTGGTTTTCGTGTACTCGAGACGCCAGAGGCTTCGAAGTTCACGGTGGCTAATTTCATTGGTGGGAATTCATGGCTGCCTTCCACCGGTGTCGCTTTCGTTTCTGGGCTCGAgtaa